The Anabaena sp. WA102 genome contains a region encoding:
- a CDS encoding tRNA (cytidine(34)-2'-O)-methyltransferase translates to MPQIVLVNPQIPPNTGNIARTCAATGTELHLVGPLGFEISDRYLKRAGLDYWPYVKFHYHNSIETFQNVHKQRGGRCLGFSVRGNFNYINFEFQPDDWLLFGSETAGLPDPILSTCDSTLYIPMYEPGVRSLNLSVSVAIGLFECRRQLGYLQ, encoded by the coding sequence ATGCCCCAGATAGTTTTAGTCAACCCACAAATTCCTCCTAATACTGGCAATATTGCCCGGACTTGTGCTGCTACAGGTACGGAATTACATCTAGTTGGTCCATTAGGATTTGAAATTAGCGATCGCTATCTCAAACGAGCCGGGTTAGATTATTGGCCTTACGTTAAATTCCATTATCATAATTCCATAGAAACATTTCAAAACGTACATAAACAACGTGGAGGTAGATGCTTAGGTTTTAGCGTTCGTGGTAATTTTAATTACATTAATTTTGAATTTCAACCAGATGACTGGCTACTCTTTGGCAGTGAAACAGCAGGATTACCAGATCCCATTCTCTCCACTTGTGACTCCACCTTATATATTCCCATGTATGAACCCGGTGTGAGGAGCTTGAACCTCTCAGTCAGCGTAGCCATAGGTTTATTTGAGTGTCGTCGTCAGTTAGGCTATTTACAATAA